In a genomic window of Thermus albus:
- a CDS encoding cell division protein FtsQ/DivIB: MVRMKLVLASLFAATLYVASLVLFPVDKVVVEGNRHLQKEEILARTRLYAGEPWLWVGNGRLEALRKDPWVAEVRLEKPRIGEVRLILREREPLLPLADGNALATDGTVLPGGAHVAKGPQVEGQGPLPVQDLLALARAYPEATRLRYTPAGFWVETPQGVAFAPEARLLVEYAQAGRAKGKVYLYSWGVSESP; encoded by the coding sequence ATGGTAAGGATGAAGCTTGTGCTGGCCTCCCTTTTCGCCGCCACCCTCTACGTGGCCAGCCTGGTGCTCTTCCCCGTGGACAAGGTGGTGGTGGAAGGCAACCGCCACCTCCAAAAAGAGGAGATCCTGGCCCGCACCCGGCTCTATGCCGGCGAACCCTGGCTTTGGGTGGGGAATGGCCGCCTGGAGGCCCTCCGTAAGGACCCCTGGGTGGCGGAAGTCCGGCTGGAGAAGCCCCGGATAGGGGAGGTCCGCCTGATCCTGAGGGAGCGGGAACCCCTCCTCCCCCTGGCGGACGGCAACGCCCTGGCCACCGACGGGACGGTGCTTCCCGGAGGGGCCCACGTGGCCAAGGGTCCCCAGGTGGAGGGCCAAGGCCCCCTGCCCGTCCAGGACCTGCTGGCCCTGGCCCGCGCCTACCCCGAGGCCACCCGGCTGCGCTACACCCCCGCCGGGTTTTGGGTGGAAACACCGCAGGGCGTGGCCTTTGCTCCGGAGGCTCGACTTCTAGTAGAGTATGCCCAGGCGGGCCGAGCAAAGGGGAAGGTTTACCTGTATTCTTGGGGGGTGAGTGAAAGCCCATGA
- a CDS encoding UDP-N-acetylmuramate dehydrogenase, whose amino-acid sequence MRVERVLLKDYTTLGIGGPAELWTVETREDLLQATEAPYRILGNGSNLLVMDEGVPERVIRLAGEFATYDLKGWVGAGVLLPLLVQEAARQGLSGLEGLLGIPAQVGGAVKMNAGTRFGEMAEALEAVEIFHEGRFHIYLPEELGFGYRQSRLPQGGIVTRVRLRLKERPLEEIRRRMAEVDAARKGQPKRKSAGCAFKNPPGHSAGRLIDERGLKGLRVGDAMVSLEHGNFIVNLGQATAKDVLELLKRIQEELPLELEWEVWP is encoded by the coding sequence ATGAGGGTGGAACGGGTTCTTCTTAAGGATTACACTACGCTGGGCATCGGAGGGCCAGCGGAGCTTTGGACCGTGGAGACCCGTGAGGACCTCCTACAGGCCACGGAAGCCCCTTACCGGATTCTAGGCAATGGCTCCAACCTGCTGGTGATGGACGAAGGGGTCCCGGAAAGGGTCATCCGTCTGGCTGGGGAGTTTGCCACCTACGACCTAAAGGGCTGGGTGGGGGCGGGGGTCCTCCTTCCCCTCTTGGTGCAGGAAGCAGCCCGCCAAGGGCTTTCCGGCCTGGAGGGCCTCCTCGGCATCCCCGCCCAGGTGGGGGGTGCGGTCAAGATGAATGCGGGGACCCGGTTCGGGGAGATGGCGGAGGCCCTGGAAGCGGTAGAGATCTTCCACGAAGGCCGCTTCCACATCTATCTCCCTGAGGAGCTGGGCTTCGGCTACCGGCAAAGCCGCCTTCCTCAGGGAGGGATCGTGACCCGGGTGCGCCTGAGGCTCAAGGAACGCCCCTTGGAGGAGATAAGGCGGCGCATGGCCGAGGTGGACGCCGCCAGAAAAGGCCAACCCAAGCGCAAAAGCGCCGGCTGCGCCTTTAAAAACCCACCGGGCCACTCCGCGGGCCGGCTCATCGACGAGAGGGGGCTCAAGGGCTTAAGGGTGGGCGACGCCATGGTATCCCTAGAACATGGAAACTTTATCGTTAACCTCGGGCAAGCCACCGCCAAGGACGTGCTGGAACTCCTTAAGCGCATCCAGGAGGAACTGCCCCTAGAGCTGGAGTGGGAGGTATGGCCGTAA